In Bacillus toyonensis BCT-7112, a single window of DNA contains:
- a CDS encoding YdcF family protein → MKENKKSKKRRIFQVFLLMICSAILYVSYAAYDIWSYRFKTDDDVKTDAGIVLGAASWNGKPSPVFKERINHAISLYKNGNIKKIIFTGGTKFEAELEEARTARVYALKQGVKEEDILIETKSLFTEENLKNAKEVGIENGIHSYTIVSDPLHMKRAMRIAKHINIEAYASPTPTSAYKTLDTEIPFFFKELFSYIGYVTSLPLKALKGD, encoded by the coding sequence ATGAAAGAAAATAAGAAGAGTAAAAAAAGACGAATCTTTCAAGTGTTTTTATTAATGATTTGTTCTGCTATTTTGTATGTGAGCTATGCAGCTTACGATATTTGGAGTTATCGCTTTAAAACGGATGATGATGTGAAGACAGATGCTGGTATCGTGCTAGGAGCAGCTTCATGGAACGGAAAACCATCTCCTGTATTTAAGGAAAGAATTAATCACGCGATTTCTCTATATAAAAACGGAAACATTAAGAAAATTATTTTTACAGGTGGTACAAAGTTTGAAGCAGAGCTTGAGGAAGCTCGCACTGCTAGAGTATATGCATTGAAACAAGGTGTAAAAGAGGAGGATATTTTAATAGAAACAAAATCCCTTTTCACTGAAGAAAATTTAAAGAATGCGAAGGAAGTTGGAATAGAGAACGGAATACACTCATACACGATTGTAAGTGATCCGCTTCATATGAAACGCGCAATGAGAATCGCAAAACATATTAACATTGAGGCATATGCTTCACCGACTCCAACATCAGCATATAAAACGTTAGATACAGAAATTCCATTCTTTTTTAAAGAATTATTCTCGTATATCGGATATGTAACCTCTTTGCCGCTAAAGGCATTGAAGGGGGATTAA
- a CDS encoding GNAT family N-acetyltransferase, producing the protein MEIIHERAKLRLMDSGDVETLFSIVEGNRQIWAYLISKMETVQDMQQYVQKAIKSYGKGTQIPCAVVDQQTNKIVGSTRLYNISVEDKTVELGQTWYHPIVQRTSINTECKYMLLQYAFEKLHMLRVQIKTDVRNEKAQRAIERLGAVKEGVLRNERRLPSGHVRDAVVYSIIASEWSGVKGELLEKLELYKEKL; encoded by the coding sequence ATGGAAATCATTCACGAAAGAGCGAAGTTACGGTTAATGGATAGTGGTGATGTCGAAACTTTGTTTTCGATTGTAGAAGGAAATAGGCAAATTTGGGCGTATTTAATCTCTAAAATGGAAACTGTTCAAGATATGCAGCAATATGTTCAAAAAGCGATAAAGAGTTATGGAAAGGGTACACAAATCCCTTGCGCTGTAGTGGATCAACAGACGAACAAGATTGTAGGGAGTACACGTTTATATAATATTTCAGTAGAAGATAAAACAGTGGAGTTAGGGCAGACGTGGTACCATCCAATTGTGCAACGTACGAGTATAAATACAGAATGTAAGTATATGCTTCTCCAGTATGCTTTTGAAAAACTGCATATGCTACGAGTGCAAATTAAGACGGATGTAAGAAATGAAAAAGCACAACGAGCAATTGAAAGGTTAGGCGCGGTAAAAGAAGGTGTGCTAAGAAATGAAAGAAGATTGCCGAGCGGTCATGTGAGAGATGCAGTTGTGTACAGTATTATTGCGAGTGAATGGTCAGGCGTGAAAGGAGAATTGTTAGAAAAATTAGAGTTATACAAAGAAAAGCTATAA
- a CDS encoding YjiH family protein, with translation MSEIELKSNVIKTGRERSMILRFILASLVGVFMFFVPVTINGASSIMIDHIVSWIRTSVPGVVPYYALFVMVIGAIYPFYTKKWNASIVDICFSILKVVGVVFGVLYCFKVGPAWFFAPDVGPFLYEKLVISVSLLVPIGSAFLALLVGYGLLEFVGTFCRPIMRPLWNTPGRSAIDAVASFVGSYSLALLITNRVYKEGKYTTKEAAIIATGFSTVSATFMIIIAKTLDIMHLWNVYFWTTLVVTFIVTAITVRIPPLSRKPDTYITKEGFPEPVYKEKMLERAWEDALEVSRSAPSIMKNIAVNLKDGFIMTMGILPSIMSVGLIGIVLAKFTPIFDWISYIFYPFTWVLQLPEADLAAKAVSVGIAEMFLPSLLVVSAPLVTKFVIAVISVSSILFFSASIPCILSTDIPLKVSELIILYVQRTILTLLIITPIAYLVL, from the coding sequence TTGAGTGAAATTGAATTAAAAAGTAATGTAATTAAGACAGGAAGAGAGAGGAGTATGATTCTTCGGTTTATACTCGCTAGTCTCGTTGGGGTGTTTATGTTTTTCGTACCTGTTACGATAAATGGAGCTTCTTCTATTATGATTGATCATATCGTATCGTGGATCCGTACTTCAGTTCCGGGCGTAGTACCTTATTATGCATTGTTTGTTATGGTGATTGGTGCGATTTATCCATTTTATACGAAGAAATGGAATGCATCTATCGTAGACATTTGTTTTTCTATTTTAAAAGTAGTTGGTGTTGTTTTTGGCGTATTATATTGTTTTAAAGTGGGACCAGCTTGGTTTTTTGCACCAGATGTTGGGCCGTTTTTGTATGAGAAACTAGTTATATCGGTAAGTTTACTCGTTCCGATTGGTTCGGCGTTTTTAGCGTTATTAGTCGGATATGGGTTGCTTGAATTTGTCGGTACATTTTGCCGTCCGATTATGAGACCTTTATGGAATACGCCGGGACGATCGGCAATTGATGCGGTTGCTTCCTTCGTTGGAAGTTATTCACTAGCCTTATTAATTACGAACCGCGTATATAAAGAAGGAAAGTATACGACAAAAGAAGCAGCCATTATCGCTACAGGATTTTCTACAGTATCCGCAACATTTATGATCATCATCGCAAAAACATTAGACATTATGCATTTATGGAATGTTTATTTTTGGACTACACTTGTAGTAACATTCATCGTGACTGCTATCACCGTAAGAATCCCACCTCTTAGTAGAAAGCCCGATACATATATTACGAAAGAAGGGTTCCCAGAGCCCGTTTATAAGGAAAAAATGTTAGAACGTGCTTGGGAAGATGCATTAGAAGTATCAAGATCTGCACCGAGCATTATGAAAAATATTGCAGTGAACTTAAAAGACGGTTTTATTATGACGATGGGAATTTTACCATCTATTATGTCAGTAGGGTTAATTGGTATCGTCTTAGCGAAGTTCACGCCAATATTTGATTGGATCAGTTATATTTTTTATCCATTTACATGGGTTTTACAATTACCAGAAGCAGACTTAGCTGCTAAAGCGGTATCAGTTGGTATTGCAGAAATGTTTTTACCATCATTATTAGTTGTAAGTGCGCCGCTCGTGACAAAGTTTGTCATTGCGGTTATTTCGGTATCATCTATTTTGTTTTTCTCCGCTTCAATCCCTTGTATATTATCGACAGATATTCCGTTAAAAGTATCTGAACTTATTATTTTGTACGTGCAGAGAACGATATTAACGTTGCTTATTATTACGCCGATTGCTTATTTGGTGCTTTAA
- a CDS encoding alpha/beta hydrolase, with translation MSRKYSLDLLEKIQEKQETINVQGAEVIVKNIPDCDEKGAMDPRLYKDMKVQMNIMRFMPKNMMKMDASEKSVKNMRKQFNGIKSVPIVTKDINITNETVKAEDGYDIPIRIYNSISKQENAPILYFIHGGGFMAGSPDVVEELVKLIVEKTDILAFSVDYRLAPEHPFPNGHTDCYTTLKWIYENAEAFGGDKNNIFVAGDSAGGNLAQYCTTRDMEDGRNFVKGQLLLYPTLNMCDYEDEFYSWSIDKYEIAPKYKKGLEKMLNMMHAMVGGMAEILGTEDIHSKYLSPYVDVSSDYPSTFITVGEHDFLMIECLAYAAKLKKQGVDTETILYRGLGHAYGDNVGVYPQSEDLAIEMGSFILKHSKKDSYFEQ, from the coding sequence ATGTCTAGAAAATATAGCTTAGATTTATTAGAAAAGATTCAAGAAAAACAAGAAACCATCAATGTACAAGGCGCAGAAGTAATAGTGAAAAACATACCAGATTGCGATGAAAAGGGAGCAATGGATCCACGTCTTTATAAAGATATGAAGGTTCAAATGAATATAATGAGGTTTATGCCTAAAAATATGATGAAAATGGACGCTTCTGAAAAATCGGTAAAGAATATGAGAAAGCAGTTTAATGGTATTAAAAGCGTTCCAATCGTAACGAAAGATATAAATATTACGAATGAAACGGTTAAAGCGGAAGATGGATATGACATTCCGATAAGGATTTATAATAGTATTTCAAAACAAGAAAACGCGCCAATTTTATATTTTATTCATGGTGGCGGATTCATGGCAGGATCACCAGATGTGGTAGAAGAACTTGTGAAATTAATAGTAGAAAAAACAGATATACTAGCCTTTTCTGTAGATTATCGATTAGCTCCAGAACATCCTTTTCCAAATGGACATACAGATTGTTACACTACTTTAAAATGGATTTATGAGAATGCTGAAGCATTCGGCGGTGATAAGAATAATATTTTTGTTGCGGGTGATAGTGCTGGAGGGAACTTAGCACAGTATTGTACAACGAGAGATATGGAAGATGGTAGAAACTTCGTTAAAGGGCAATTACTTCTGTACCCTACACTTAACATGTGTGACTATGAAGACGAGTTTTATTCTTGGAGTATAGATAAATATGAGATTGCTCCGAAATATAAAAAAGGATTAGAAAAAATGCTTAATATGATGCATGCAATGGTCGGAGGGATGGCAGAAATACTTGGTACGGAAGACATTCATTCGAAGTATTTAAGTCCATACGTTGATGTATCTTCAGATTATCCAAGTACATTTATTACGGTAGGAGAACATGATTTTTTAATGATTGAATGTTTAGCGTATGCAGCTAAATTGAAGAAACAAGGAGTGGATACTGAAACGATTCTCTATCGTGGTTTAGGGCACGCGTATGGAGATAATGTAGGTGTCTATCCTCAAAGTGAAGATTTAGCGATTGAGATGGGGAGTTTTATATTGAAGCATAGTAAGAAAGACTCCTACTTTGAGCAATGA
- a CDS encoding AraC family transcriptional regulator — translation MKVRQGKYEEIKLRDRIPGMVEYIDSTRLPADFHYYIPPHWHRSIEISLVIYGDVFLYVNGQKKKVSAGEFIFVNSGDVHEFEKVENASCAVMMLIVSYEFLKELNADFDKYRFTLQASFVQKEKLQQIFYELKELVTNFDELSYIKMNSLIYEIVYILLRHCKDRKKEDNDFQFGNKQKEIITYMYEHYDEKLKMKDVAKHFFVSEEHFSRMFKKSFGSNFISFLTRYRLHKAYEDIISSTNSIQDIAVKHGFPNVKSFISQFKGKYGDTPLQYRKNIISKNDNN, via the coding sequence TTGAAAGTCAGGCAAGGGAAATATGAAGAAATAAAATTGCGTGATAGAATTCCAGGTATGGTTGAATATATAGATAGCACAAGACTTCCGGCTGATTTTCACTACTATATCCCTCCACACTGGCATAGAAGTATTGAAATTAGTTTAGTAATATATGGAGACGTTTTTTTGTATGTAAATGGGCAAAAAAAGAAAGTATCAGCTGGCGAGTTTATTTTTGTAAACAGTGGAGATGTGCACGAATTTGAAAAAGTTGAGAATGCAAGTTGTGCAGTAATGATGTTAATAGTTTCGTATGAATTTCTTAAAGAGCTAAATGCTGATTTTGATAAATATAGATTTACTCTACAAGCATCATTTGTGCAGAAAGAAAAGCTCCAACAAATATTTTATGAATTAAAGGAGTTAGTCACAAATTTTGATGAGTTAAGTTATATAAAAATGAATAGTTTAATTTATGAGATTGTTTATATTCTATTGCGCCACTGTAAAGATAGAAAAAAAGAAGATAATGATTTTCAATTTGGAAATAAACAAAAAGAGATAATTACATATATGTATGAACATTATGATGAAAAGCTTAAAATGAAAGATGTAGCGAAACACTTTTTTGTAAGTGAGGAACATTTTTCTCGGATGTTCAAAAAATCTTTCGGATCAAATTTCATCTCTTTTTTAACGAGATACAGGCTTCATAAAGCGTATGAAGATATTATTAGCAGTACGAATTCTATACAAGATATAGCAGTGAAACATGGATTTCCCAATGTGAAGTCATTCATTTCGCAGTTTAAAGGGAAATATGGGGATACACCATTACAGTATAGAAAAAATATCATATCAAAAAATGACAATAATTGA
- a CDS encoding aminoglycoside phosphotransferase family protein → MNLINVSLVKKLIQKQFPEWAHLEVKPVKFSGHDNRTFHLGDQMSVRLPSDAAYAPQVEKENKWLPILNKELSLPISAPIAKGHSSEEYPWPWSINKWIEGETVTKENVRDLHEFAADLGSFLLELQSIDSSNGPIAGAHNFYRGGFISVYDEEARVAIENNKDAFDEALLKHLWDLALRSKWERTPVWIHGDVAPGNLLVKDGKLCAVIDFGILGVGDPSCDAAMAWTFFDENSRNVFKEVLRMDEETWDRARGWALWKALITYDANRNSNEKVAEEAYRVIQVIVDDYKMR, encoded by the coding sequence ATGAATCTAATTAACGTAAGTTTAGTTAAGAAGTTAATACAGAAACAGTTTCCTGAATGGGCACATTTAGAAGTGAAACCTGTAAAGTTTAGTGGGCATGATAATAGAACGTTTCACTTAGGAGATCAGATGAGTGTTAGATTACCAAGTGATGCAGCATATGCACCGCAAGTAGAGAAAGAAAACAAGTGGCTTCCTATATTAAATAAGGAACTTTCTTTACCAATTTCTGCACCAATTGCAAAAGGGCATTCGTCTGAAGAGTATCCGTGGCCATGGTCTATTAATAAGTGGATAGAGGGAGAGACAGTTACGAAAGAAAATGTTCGTGACTTACATGAATTCGCAGCGGACTTAGGATCATTTCTACTAGAATTGCAATCCATTGATTCTAGTAACGGACCAATAGCTGGAGCGCATAACTTTTACCGAGGCGGGTTTATATCTGTATACGATGAAGAAGCGAGAGTAGCTATTGAAAACAATAAAGACGCTTTTGATGAGGCATTGTTAAAGCACCTTTGGGATTTAGCGCTCCGATCAAAATGGGAACGCACACCAGTTTGGATTCATGGAGATGTTGCGCCAGGGAATTTACTCGTTAAAGATGGAAAGCTTTGTGCCGTAATTGATTTTGGTATACTAGGAGTAGGTGATCCGTCGTGTGACGCGGCGATGGCATGGACATTTTTTGATGAAAATAGTAGAAATGTATTTAAAGAAGTGTTGAGGATGGATGAGGAAACGTGGGATAGAGCGAGAGGATGGGCGCTTTGGAAGGCGTTAATTACATATGATGCGAATAGAAATAGTAATGAAAAAGTAGCTGAGGAAGCATATCGTGTAATCCAAGTGATTGTGGATGATTATAAAATGAGATGA
- a CDS encoding GNAT family N-acetyltransferase codes for MERNTVKEYTIRTATEEESDTIITLLREVAEWLQHKEVDQWQYLLGGEATAEILECIRNKYTYIVMKEDEIVGTITASPKQNEWDEHIFGKEEVSDSVYIHRFAVRRKYKGNGIGESILQWVEENVQCDKEYLKLDCVGHNRTLNDFYKKNDFEYVGSTDGLSKFQKKRSK; via the coding sequence ATGGAGAGAAATACAGTTAAAGAATATACAATACGAACTGCTACTGAAGAGGAGAGCGATACTATTATTACTCTATTAAGAGAAGTAGCAGAGTGGTTACAACATAAAGAAGTAGATCAATGGCAGTATCTGTTAGGAGGAGAGGCTACAGCTGAAATATTAGAATGTATAAGAAATAAATATACGTATATTGTTATGAAAGAAGATGAAATTGTTGGTACGATTACAGCATCTCCTAAACAAAATGAATGGGATGAACATATTTTTGGTAAAGAGGAAGTTTCGGATTCAGTATATATTCATAGATTTGCGGTGAGACGGAAGTATAAGGGGAATGGAATAGGAGAATCGATTTTGCAGTGGGTAGAAGAAAATGTACAGTGTGATAAAGAGTACTTGAAGTTAGATTGTGTGGGACATAATCGTACGTTGAATGATTTTTATAAGAAAAATGATTTTGAGTATGTGGGCAGTACGGATGGGCTTAGTAAGTTTCAAAAGAAAAGGAGCAAATAA
- a CDS encoding DUF2691 family protein, with protein sequence MKRGIIVDIPNEYDNLLWKVLKPIDITLFDWRVENEESYFRLPDGLGSELFSEDNKVMSGLELKKLIKDNIYYLIFADLKAYPKGEVLEEIETYEEFTESKCEVVVLVADGDYIHIYAKDPKAIELMYENALNQGFYVEYVTDENDGRTRLSV encoded by the coding sequence ATGAAAAGAGGAATTATTGTAGATATTCCAAATGAATATGATAATCTACTTTGGAAAGTGTTAAAGCCGATCGATATTACGTTATTTGATTGGCGAGTGGAAAATGAGGAATCTTATTTCAGATTACCTGATGGATTAGGATCAGAATTATTCTCAGAAGATAACAAGGTAATGAGTGGATTAGAATTGAAAAAATTAATAAAAGACAACATATATTATCTCATTTTTGCAGATTTAAAAGCGTATCCAAAAGGAGAAGTATTAGAAGAGATTGAAACATATGAAGAGTTCACAGAGAGCAAGTGTGAAGTAGTCGTATTAGTAGCGGACGGTGATTATATACACATTTACGCTAAAGACCCAAAAGCGATTGAATTGATGTATGAAAACGCACTGAATCAAGGTTTTTATGTTGAATACGTTACAGACGAAAATGACGGTAGAACGCGTTTGTCAGTATAG
- a CDS encoding ferritin-like domain-containing protein: MYNSNYHDWYRQNDKLISDIEKAINGEYSAISCYAKLANMAPNQVERNQILEIRNDEIKHFQNFVQIYTNLTGRQPKPQITEECPNTYLQGLEFAIQDEQRTVDFYLEISDETSDASVKDLLRRIAADEQNHAVWFLYYFVKSK; encoded by the coding sequence ATGTATAATTCGAATTATCATGATTGGTATAGGCAAAATGATAAGTTGATAAGTGATATTGAAAAAGCTATAAACGGAGAATATAGCGCTATAAGCTGCTACGCAAAGTTAGCTAACATGGCTCCAAATCAAGTAGAACGAAATCAGATTCTTGAAATTCGTAATGATGAAATAAAGCATTTCCAAAACTTTGTCCAAATTTATACGAACTTAACTGGCAGGCAGCCTAAACCACAGATTACCGAAGAATGCCCGAATACGTACTTACAAGGATTAGAATTCGCTATACAGGATGAGCAAAGGACAGTAGATTTTTATTTGGAAATTTCAGATGAAACATCGGATGCATCTGTGAAAGATTTGTTACGGAGAATAGCTGCAGATGAACAAAATCATGCGGTTTGGTTTTTATATTATTTTGTGAAGTCGAAGTGA
- a CDS encoding YhgE/Pip domain-containing protein: MFKNKLLLLAPVIALLVVFIFSLTLFPTVQPKPKNLPIAIVNEDQGVEVPNQPKMNMGQTIVDNIKKTAKSDEEPAMKWVEVKNKEAVQKGLNNQEYYAAFVIPKEFSMKQASLRTPQPSSPEVEILINQGMNMAASTMAGQMLNGVVDNMSNNVRTQILDGLKARGATLTTDQASKLVTPIVKHVKNVNEVGKNSANGNSPMSLFQPLWIASLANAAIIFIALSKMPVRTRKENFGLKLKQIVAGAVATLVIGFGLTWIADGMVGLNISNFTETALFLSITSFSFFLMISAVLSLVGLKGIGLFALLLFFGAPLLSLAPEMLSPFYQNWVYSWLPMKFMIEGLREIFFFGKGLSWNTPVTVLVWIGVVSMVVILATALKRSAVKGHKMELNA, from the coding sequence ATGTTTAAAAACAAACTTTTATTGTTAGCACCAGTTATTGCACTACTTGTTGTTTTTATTTTTTCATTAACATTATTCCCAACTGTTCAACCAAAGCCAAAAAACTTGCCAATAGCAATTGTAAATGAGGATCAAGGTGTAGAAGTTCCAAATCAACCGAAAATGAATATGGGGCAAACAATTGTTGATAATATCAAAAAAACAGCGAAATCAGATGAAGAACCTGCGATGAAGTGGGTAGAAGTGAAAAATAAGGAAGCAGTTCAAAAAGGTTTAAATAATCAAGAGTATTATGCCGCATTCGTCATTCCGAAAGAATTTAGTATGAAACAGGCTTCATTACGAACACCGCAGCCATCTTCACCAGAAGTAGAAATATTAATTAATCAAGGAATGAATATGGCTGCATCAACTATGGCAGGGCAAATGTTAAATGGTGTAGTGGATAATATGAGCAACAATGTTCGCACACAAATATTAGATGGATTGAAAGCAAGGGGAGCTACTTTAACAACAGATCAAGCTTCGAAATTAGTAACACCTATTGTAAAGCACGTGAAAAATGTGAATGAGGTCGGAAAAAACAGTGCGAACGGTAACTCACCAATGTCATTATTTCAGCCGTTATGGATTGCAAGTTTAGCTAACGCAGCAATTATTTTTATTGCGCTTAGTAAAATGCCGGTACGTACAAGAAAAGAAAACTTTGGATTAAAACTAAAACAAATAGTAGCTGGAGCAGTTGCGACACTTGTAATTGGTTTTGGCCTTACGTGGATTGCAGATGGGATGGTAGGATTAAATATTTCGAATTTCACGGAGACAGCGTTGTTCTTATCCATCACGTCTTTTAGCTTCTTCTTAATGATATCGGCGGTACTTTCATTAGTTGGGCTAAAAGGTATCGGTTTATTCGCACTCTTACTATTCTTCGGGGCACCGTTATTATCATTAGCACCTGAAATGTTGTCGCCATTTTATCAAAATTGGGTTTATTCTTGGTTACCAATGAAATTTATGATCGAAGGACTCAGGGAGATCTTCTTCTTCGGAAAAGGGTTAAGCTGGAATACACCTGTTACTGTGCTCGTTTGGATTGGTGTGGTAAGTATGGTTGTTATACTAGCAACTGCATTGAAGCGTAGTGCAGTAAAGGGACATAAAATGGAATTGAATGCTTAA
- a CDS encoding TetR/AcrR family transcriptional regulator, which translates to MRDSNLDLRVIRTKTAIRNALVELIEEKGFDAITVKDITTKANINRGTFYAHYQDKFDLMTKCQEEIMHEFSSIAKQKFPEVIADLGSNPSPTTPFVLIASILEFLNENSDFMKAVLSPKGDLSFQTKLKDFMWKTLFEDTNGALIDKESLLVPSEYLTSYMASAHIGVIQQWLNNGQKETPKEIARILSTIAVHGPFYAAGLKK; encoded by the coding sequence TTGCGTGATAGTAATTTAGATTTACGTGTTATTCGTACGAAAACGGCCATACGAAATGCACTAGTGGAGCTTATTGAAGAAAAAGGTTTTGACGCCATTACAGTAAAAGATATTACAACGAAAGCGAACATAAATCGCGGTACATTTTATGCGCACTATCAAGATAAATTTGATTTAATGACGAAATGCCAAGAAGAAATTATGCATGAGTTTTCTAGCATTGCCAAACAAAAATTCCCTGAAGTGATTGCCGATCTTGGCTCAAACCCTTCCCCAACGACGCCATTTGTACTTATCGCTTCTATTCTTGAATTTCTAAATGAAAATAGTGATTTTATGAAAGCTGTGTTAAGTCCAAAAGGAGATTTATCTTTCCAAACAAAACTGAAAGACTTTATGTGGAAAACACTATTTGAAGATACGAATGGGGCTCTTATTGATAAAGAGAGTTTGCTTGTTCCAAGCGAATACCTAACTTCTTATATGGCATCTGCTCATATAGGTGTCATTCAGCAATGGTTAAATAATGGCCAAAAAGAAACACCTAAGGAAATTGCTCGTATTTTATCAACTATCGCAGTTCACGGCCCGTTTTATGCGGCTGGTTTAAAGAAGTAA